The stretch of DNA GTCCCAGCGCCCTGCGGCTCCCCGTACATGTAGAGACACTCGTAATCGAGGAGAGCCTGACACGAGCCGTCGACGAAACAGCAGGCCTCGATCGGCGGCACGCCGAGCGTGAGCTCCATGCTGGCGTCCCATGGGGATCCGGTCTCGACCGAAGTCGACACCCAGGCCGGATGCCCGAAGTACTCGCTCTTGAACTTGCCCGCGAGGGCTTGCGTGGAGGCCGCCTTCGTCCTTCCCCAGTGTGGAGGATACGGATGGGAGTCCGCCTGGATGATCAGCCAGTACCTCGCGCCGGCGCTAATGGGGACATTGACAGCGAGGTCGTAGCGGTAGACGGGGTTTCCCAAACCATCGTTTCCGACCGAGGTGACTTGCGGCTCCACCGCGGGGTAACGACGGAACGGGTCGCTCGGAACCCCTCCATCATCTCCGTAGAAGATGATGTTGAATTCGGCGATATCGGGGTCTCCCTGCGTCCAGTTGTAAGGCCCGCCCCACCACCGGATGCTGCTGATTGTCCCGCTCGATCCGGATGTGAAGTCCTCCGCCACTTCCGACACGACATCGAAGTCGTAGGTGATCTCGGACGAGACCTTCGATCCCTCCAGATCGGGAGGCTGGCTCCAGAAGGCCGCGGGATTCCCCGGCAGCAGGGCCGCCTGCGAACTCCCCGGGGCGAACGAGCGCAACGGGACTTCTGCGAGGGACGGGCTCGACAGGAACAGGCCGAACACGGCGATACCGAGCACGGCAACGGGTGCGTGGCCGTGCCGGCCAGGAGGGTGGAGGTTCATGGATGACTCCTTTCGCGGCGCCGCGGTCGACAATGGAGCCTATCTCGCCGGGATGCAACGGACGATCTTCCGCCGGCGGGATCGCGGGAGGCGTGGTCAGGGAAAGGCACACCGCTCGAGCGAGGGGATGGACGATTCGAGCCACTCCTTCATCCCCAGGATAGGGAACGACCTCGCTCCCCGCGGCGCGGTCGCGAGGTCCTGCGACAACTCCGGCCTCACGAAGACCGTGCCCGGGCACACATGCATCGGCTCCGGCCGCTACCAGTCGATCCCGAATGACGGGACCATTCGCTCCTCGTTCCCCCACATCTGGGAGTACTACAGGGCGGCGACGGGCGCGCCCGATAGGGACGCAATCGTCCTCACGACCAAGAGCAAGCTCGCCTGCCTCTCCCACTCCGACCACGCGGACTACGGCGCGCCTGACAGCGCGTGGACGATCGCCGGACTGGATGACGACGACGCCGCGGTCGATCGGCTCGTCTTCGAGATCGCCACGCGTCGCCCGACAGTCTCCCTCGTCAGCCTCGCGGATGTCGATGCCGCCGCGCACGGAGGAGTCTGGGACGACTACACGCGGGCGATACGCCGGGCCGACTCCCTCATCTTCCGCCTCTGGACGAGCGCGCAGCTCTACAGCGAGTACATGGATCGAACCGCGTTTGTCATCATCGGAGACCACGGCCGCCACTCCGACGCGCACGGAAGCTGGACCGATCACGGGGACGCGTGCCCGGGATGTCGCAGGATCCCCCTCATCTGCCTCGGGCCCGACTTCGAGCCCGGCGCCGTCTCCTGGACCCTCTGCCAGCAGTCCGACCTTTGCCGCACGCTGGGAGCGGTATTGGGGATTCCAACGCCGCTCGCGGGCGGGAGAGTCCTCACGGAGCTGATGGGCGTCAGCGACGTCGGGCCACGACCGCAGCCTGCAAACGGCATCCCCATACGCCGCTCGGGACGTGGCGTCTGTTTCGAGATTCCGCCGATGAAGGGGCCGGCGACCATGCAGATCTTCGACCCGGCCGGCCGCAGCCTGCACGACGGTCGGGTCACACCCGGCCGCTCCTGGTGCTGGAGCGCCCCCGCCTCCGGCGCATACTTCTACCGCCTGCTGGGACCGGATGTGCCGGCGAGAGGGAGAGTCCTCGTGGTCGAATAGGCGGATGCCATAGGAGAGAGTCGTGAGCGCGATCGAGGCGGCGAGATGGTCGTGGCGATGCTCCAGTGCCACCGCCCGCGATCCCACACATCGCCTGACGCTTCTGATCAGGGATGGAGTCGGCTCTCCGATCGCCGCGCGCGTGCGTGTCCTGGGTTCGGACGGGCGCCTCCACCCCGACAGCGCGGACGCAGCCCGTCTTGTCCATCTGGCCCGCGGAGGCTACTTCTACGCGGCGGGCTCCTGCTGGATCGATCTCCCCGCCGGGGAGACGAGGATCACCGCGGGGAGCGGCTTCGAGCGCAGGCCCTGGGACGAGACGATCGAGATCAGGGAAAACATGACCGTGACGATCGTCCTCGACCGGATCGTCGATCTCGGGTCGGCGAGGCTGGTCGCCAGGGCGGAGAGGCTCTCCGTGATCCATTGCCTCGATCAGGAGCAGCACTCCCGACTCGATCGGGCTGGGCGCGCGGCTCCTGCGGGAGGATCGTCGCGGGGCCCGGATGCGAGGTGGGGGCGCGGACGGACGGACGCCTGCTGTGGAGCGGACGGACGCGGGATGGACGCGATGCCCCCGCGGGCGTCTACTTCATCCGGGGGGCGAGGCGCGGCTCCGGCATTCGACTGATCCGGATCCGCCGACGGATTCCGGCGAACCTCCGGCCATCCTCGTCCGTCTCCAGGTTGAGGCGTCCAGCCGGGCGCGGGAGGCAGCGCGGTGGGCCCGGTGGAAAGCGCGCGATCCCAGGGAGAGATGGCGATTGACCGACCTTGCGGCGCTCCTTGACCGATGCCGTGCGGGCGACCCGCTCGCCTGGGAGGCGCTCGTCCGCAGGTTTCAGGGGCGCGTCTACGGCATCGCCATCGTCCATCTCGGCAATGCGGAGGAAGCGAGGGATCTTGCCCAGGACGTCTTCGTCCGTCTTTATCGCCGGCTCGATCTTTGCACGAACGATGAAACGTTCATTCCGTGGCTCGTCCAGATCACGCGCAACGCGGCGATCGATCGCATCCGGCGGCGGCGGTCCCGGCCGCGGGCGATCGACATCCCGGTCGAGGAGCTGTCCGATCTTCCCTCTCCCGCGCCTGGACCGGCCGAGGAGTATCGCGCCGCGCGGCGTCGCGCGCTCGTTCACAAGGCGCTGGGGAAGCTCGGCAGGCTCAATCGCGAGATCATCCTTCTCAAGGAGATCCAGGGGCTCAGCCTGGAAGCGATCGCCACGATGCTCAAAGCGCCGGTGGGGACCATCAAGTCCCGGTCCAACCGGGCGCGGATCGAGCTGGCGCGAGTCCTATCGACCATGATGAGGGAGGAGGGGGGCGACCCCCGATTCGAACCATGAACTGCCGGGAGTTCGAGGAGATCCTGCCCCTCCTCGCGGGGGACGATCTCCCGCCTAAGGTCCTTCAGACAGCGGAGATCCATGCATCCTCGTGCAAGAGGTGCGGCCGGCTCCTTGCCGCGGCGCGTGAGGAAGCGGGCGCGGGCGGCGCACCAGGCTATCTGACGCGATCGATCTTGAAGAGAACAAGCGGGACGGTCTGTCCGGCGATCGAGGATCGGCTCGTGGACTTCGCCGATGACGCGCTCGCAGGCGTCGATCTGGATCTCGTGGCCGGCCATCTCCTCCACTGCGAGGGCTGCAGCGACATGGTCGCCGCCCTCGAGGTTCTGCGGCAGGATCTGCCGGCGCTCGCCGAGGTCCAGCCCGACAGCCGCTTCGTCCTGGATGTCCTCGAGCGAACCACGCGCGCAAGGCCCGCGCGCCGGCCGGGGATCGCGGATCATCTGCTCGCGGGATGGAGCAAGCTCGCCCGCAGGCCCAGAGTCGCCCTGGAGCTCGCCTACTGCGGGGCGGCGTTGATCTTCATTCTCGGCGGGTCGCCGGAGTCTCTTGTCCGGAGGACCGCGGCGCGGGAGGCCATGGCGCCGTTTCAGGGGGGCGCCGCGCTTCTCGCCGATCTCCTGCGCGCCGAGTGGCTGGAGGAGCTGAGCGGCACATTCTCCGGCGAGTCCCCGTCGGCGTTGACCGCGGGCGAGAGGGGGACTCGACTCGCGAGGACCTCTGCAGAGGTGTCATCCAGACTGCGGCGGGCCGGGCGCACGCTCGATCTGACGGCCGCCTACGCCCTGCCGGTCTGCCGGGCAGCGCTTCGGTGGGACGCCGTCGAACTCTGGCGGACTTGGCGGACCTACACGAGCGAGATGCGCCGCTGCTGGGTGGGGCCCGGTGCCGATCCCGGAGCGGCCGAGACCGAACCATCCGAGCGAAGCGTCCGTAACAGTGAGCAGGATGCCGGGGTGGAGTCGCCCGGACCGTGAGAGACAAGATCGCGCGGGCGCCTGCGGGAATGCGCCGCGCAGGAGGAGGATAGCCGCATGACACAATCAGAGAGCGGAAGACCCCTGCTGATCGAGAGAAGAAGGAAGAGGCCGGCGATCGCGGGACTTCTCTCCCTCCTGCCGGGACTCGGGCAGGTCTATGTCGGATACTATCGCCGCGGGTTCATCCACACGCTCGTCGCAGCCGCCGTGATCACGGTCCTGTCATCCAAGCAGGCCCCAGGAATGACACCGCTCTTCGGGATGTTCCTCACCTTCTTCTGGCTCTACAGCATCATCGATGCCGTACGACTCGCCAACCTCTACAACGACGCGCTCGCGGGGTTGGGGCCCGACGATCTCCGTCACGAGCTCGTCCTGATGGGGAACCGGGGCTCCATCCTCGGAGGATCCGCCCTGATCCTCGGCGGGTTCCTCTATCTCCTCCACAGGGTCTTCGGGGTGCCGATGGATTGGCTCAAGGACTGGTGGCCCGCGGTCCCCGTCGGCTTCGGGATCTATCTCCTCGTGCAGGGGCTCCGGGAGAAGAAGGCGAGAAACCCGTAGAGAGTTCTGACCACATCTGAGACGCTCGCATGCGGCACGCGCCCGGCTCGCAGGTCGCCTGAAGCTCGGCAGCTTCGCGCAGAGCCGCGACGAGCGCCCTCACCCTCATCTCGGGGGTGATGTCCGGCTCACGGGAGTCCATCGGGTTCATCCTCATCCCAGGCAAGGAGCCTCCGCTCGCCGGTGAGCGCGCGCTTGGCCGTCAAGTCCTGGCTCACCTCGAGGCAACCGAGGTACTCGCCACCCCCTCCCCTCAGGGCGAAGTACTCGATCGAGAGAAAGCGCCCGCCCATCTCGATCCAGAAGGCGGCGCGGTCCCTGCGCCCCGACTTGAAGGCATCCAGGATCTGCTCGACTACATCCACGCTCGAGGGCGGATGGCAGTATTGCACCTTGCGTCCGAGGATGGCGCGTGTGCGGGCGAAGATCCTCTCCTTCCCCTGCGTGAAGTAGCGCACGGTGTCCTCGCGGTCGACGAAGGTCA from Candidatus Eisenbacteria bacterium encodes:
- a CDS encoding alkaline phosphatase family protein, which translates into the protein MDDSFRGAAVDNGAYLAGMQRTIFRRRDRGRRGQGKAHRSSEGMDDSSHSFIPRIGNDLAPRGAVARSCDNSGLTKTVPGHTCIGSGRYQSIPNDGTIRSSFPHIWEYYRAATGAPDRDAIVLTTKSKLACLSHSDHADYGAPDSAWTIAGLDDDDAAVDRLVFEIATRRPTVSLVSLADVDAAAHGGVWDDYTRAIRRADSLIFRLWTSAQLYSEYMDRTAFVIIGDHGRHSDAHGSWTDHGDACPGCRRIPLICLGPDFEPGAVSWTLCQQSDLCRTLGAVLGIPTPLAGGRVLTELMGVSDVGPRPQPANGIPIRRSGRGVCFEIPPMKGPATMQIFDPAGRSLHDGRVTPGRSWCWSAPASGAYFYRLLGPDVPARGRVLVVE
- a CDS encoding sigma-70 family RNA polymerase sigma factor: MRGGGADGRTPAVERTDAGWTRCPRGRLLHPGGEARLRHSTDPDPPTDSGEPPAILVRLQVEASSRAREAARWARWKARDPRERWRLTDLAALLDRCRAGDPLAWEALVRRFQGRVYGIAIVHLGNAEEARDLAQDVFVRLYRRLDLCTNDETFIPWLVQITRNAAIDRIRRRRSRPRAIDIPVEELSDLPSPAPGPAEEYRAARRRALVHKALGKLGRLNREIILLKEIQGLSLEAIATMLKAPVGTIKSRSNRARIELARVLSTMMREEGGDPRFEP
- a CDS encoding zf-HC2 domain-containing protein, with the translated sequence MNCREFEEILPLLAGDDLPPKVLQTAEIHASSCKRCGRLLAAAREEAGAGGAPGYLTRSILKRTSGTVCPAIEDRLVDFADDALAGVDLDLVAGHLLHCEGCSDMVAALEVLRQDLPALAEVQPDSRFVLDVLERTTRARPARRPGIADHLLAGWSKLARRPRVALELAYCGAALIFILGGSPESLVRRTAAREAMAPFQGGAALLADLLRAEWLEELSGTFSGESPSALTAGERGTRLARTSAEVSSRLRRAGRTLDLTAAYALPVCRAALRWDAVELWRTWRTYTSEMRRCWVGPGADPGAAETEPSERSVRNSEQDAGVESPGP